Sequence from the Gloeocapsopsis dulcis genome:
AATGCCGTAACCGTTTTCAGCCGCATGATCCAACAGCAGCCGCATTGGTACGAGCGCCATAGATAGTCCTCCTAATTTTGATAATCAGCTAGTCGTCTTAAAACAACCGTAATTCTTACGCTAATCTTAAGATAATTTTCAACTTATAAGCAATTATCTTCAGAGAATACTTTCTGATTCCTATTTCCGGTAATTCTCCCTCACCTAGCCAACGAGGGAAATTTTATCCAAGTTTTAGACAAGTTCTTGGCAATGTTAATAGTTATGCTATGCCGTCTATTCAATAAAAAATAGCTAAAACCCTTATAAATCGTTAATTTCAGCTAGAAAATTTATGGGTCGCCCGGGATTCGAACCCGGAACTAATCGGTTAAAAGCCGAGTACTCTACCGTTGAGTTAGCGACCCAGATGCCTGATGTTTTTTGGCAACTTTTCTAAGATACCACATAAATCGAGAATTTGGGAAAATCTATAAAAAAGTGACTTCCATATTTACCCAAGTATTCAAACTCGCGTCAGGTTCTAAGGAGATTAAGTCAGTTCCTGTATTGAGCGCATTGCGTGGCGCAGTCCATGGTTCAATACAGTAAAAATCTTTGCCCTTCTGCGTCCAAAAAACGAATGTCTTATAATGCGCATCGTTCCAACTCATCTGTAACTTTAAGCCCCGATTAGCATCACGAACACTTGCATTCGCTGCATTGAGTGGTCGAAACACAGCATCAATCTCATCTAGCTGAAAATCAAAATGACCAGTGAAAGAGTGATTCGTTTTGGTACGCTGATCTTGATATTTAGTCGCGGGGATAGTGAATTGCAATTGTGTTTTATCGTGTACCAGAAAATAAGGATGTATTCCCACAGAAAAGGGCATAGCGACTGTTGAGTGATTCGTAAGGCATTGCGCGATCGCTAATTTATTTCCCAGTAACTGATACGTAAACGCCAACTGAAAATCAAACGGATATACTGCACGAGTTATTTCGTTGCTATCCAGCACCAGAGTAATACTAGCTTGTTCTTGCGTTACCTGCTCAGTAACTTCCCAGGGTAAATCGCGGGCAAAGCCGTGTTGTTTAAGCGTGTATTGTCGCTCATTGTAGGTATAAGTGTTATCTGGTAAATTCCCACAAATGGGAAATAAGATCGGAATCCCACCACGCACGCTTAGTTGCGGATTTGCAAACCGTTCCGCATCCAAGTAGAGCATTTCTTGACCTTGAATCGACCAACGAGTGACGATACCACCGCGTTCTGGTACAACTTCTAAAAGAGAATTAGCGGCTTGATCGCTAAGAGTGTAGGTTTTGTATTGTTTTTGAGAAGAAGCGATCGCAAACACAGTAATTTATCTAGTTAAGTGGTGGACGCAGGCATCTTGCCTGCCAAAATACTAATTTTCCGCAAAGATATAGCGATACAACTCATTAGGATCTGGTTCTGGGCTACTTTCGGCAAACTTCACTGCTTCGTTAATCTCCTGTTGAATTTTTTGTTCAATTTGTTTTAATTCTTCCTGAGATGCCAAATTCTGCTCAGTCAGATGTGCCGCAAGTTTCTTAATTGGATCGCGCGCAAACCAAAATTCTTTTTCATCTTTGCTACGTAACTCATCAGGATCAGCCAGTGAGTGACCGCGAAAACGATACGTCAAAGCTTCAATTAGTGTAGGACCTTCACCTGCTCTTGCCCGCGCCACAGCTTCTTGGGCAACTTGGCGTACTGCTAAAACATCCATGCCATCAACTTCAACACCCGCCATGCCAAACACGCTAGCTTTCTTATAAATTTCTGGTTGCGAGGTAGCGCGTTCGTGCGCCATACCGATCGCCCATTTGTTATTTTCTACAACATAAAGAATTGGCAGTTTCCACAATGCTGCCATATTAAGACATTCAAAAAACTGACCGTTATTGCAAGCACCATCGCCAAAAAAGCAAGCTGTCACTTGATCCGCACTTTCGTCGCCCATCATTTCACGACGATATTTCGATTGAAACGCTGCACCCGTAGCTACAGGAATTCCTTCAGCAACAAACGCAT
This genomic interval carries:
- a CDS encoding aldose epimerase yields the protein MFAIASSQKQYKTYTLSDQAANSLLEVVPERGGIVTRWSIQGQEMLYLDAERFANPQLSVRGGIPILFPICGNLPDNTYTYNERQYTLKQHGFARDLPWEVTEQVTQEQASITLVLDSNEITRAVYPFDFQLAFTYQLLGNKLAIAQCLTNHSTVAMPFSVGIHPYFLVHDKTQLQFTIPATKYQDQRTKTNHSFTGHFDFQLDEIDAVFRPLNAANASVRDANRGLKLQMSWNDAHYKTFVFWTQKGKDFYCIEPWTAPRNALNTGTDLISLEPDASLNTWVNMEVTFL
- the pdhA gene encoding pyruvate dehydrogenase (acetyl-transferring) E1 component subunit alpha; this encodes MVQERILPTFSAATTQLSKEEGLRLYEDMILGRYFEDKCAEMYYRGKMFGFVHLYNGQEAVSTGVIQSMRPGEDYVCSTYRDHVHALSAGVPAKQVMAELFGKATGCSKGRGGSMHMFSEEHRLLGGYAFVAEGIPVATGAAFQSKYRREMMGDESADQVTACFFGDGACNNGQFFECLNMAALWKLPILYVVENNKWAIGMAHERATSQPEIYKKASVFGMAGVEVDGMDVLAVRQVAQEAVARARAGEGPTLIEALTYRFRGHSLADPDELRSKDEKEFWFARDPIKKLAAHLTEQNLASQEELKQIEQKIQQEINEAVKFAESSPEPDPNELYRYIFAEN